A single genomic interval of Argopecten irradians isolate NY chromosome 8, Ai_NY, whole genome shotgun sequence harbors:
- the LOC138330197 gene encoding uncharacterized protein: MLSNVDMSSGWREPSTHVPVDLQHRPPHIIHHIRDATTKASDITSQMIVPKEDGCFDVRSPSNKVYRVYLGKELGQEMPKCQCKAFKRSHLPCKHLCAVISHCTGLSWNSLPSFYINNPLFVIDGDCVNVSIPPTSICSNDICPSTSAKLSQSSPEVVSEDGNSVKVGKLAKQVRDVLHYITSLSYICQSESTLNEVRQQLQSTADLLKGSCPKSGTLLLEQPAQKNKLSLKRKSSVRSHLKALPTRKKCHLTKKEQKSNKDLKDSVKPDEGMSTGKKSEHEINSNDSRSRSTRREPVVTRKTKALKISKSFDIVFSVSKEDVICRIKDMVKSSTEEDWEGMVEEAKLTPSSDRDMTHRVACAVLDECCPTEEQEEVLVELSKLAPQSLNVDSTLRLSFVLLHRLVKYGKFPLKRDLTKEDAESVKLMKDLIDSIRAMPSSSAEASTDQIPGPKLPSTDFSESSNSLPRKSILRLNKRSMATRSRKGAYEAKKVRFENTSQSPSKVEAILEELLAAKKNNIKGSTRLFTGGEVLEYRDIKTLTGRQWLNDKVINAYLTVLQREQNNQEMNHIFCIPSYLAVLWDSNRYDHWLFSKVKFSFLKWIFMPINVRGMHWVLLAADVQRGEVTVLDSMGGNNKNLAQKWMQYMQIRSAKTGELGNKIWTEGKLVSCRQEDGNACGAFVLLNATCLARGIDLSRASHQYAVAMRNFAMNKLISTSTEHPSHRKHCDMLGCQTPASAEWVQCAVCGRWSHLPCVNIASSPNEDFICPVCKAQYY, from the exons ATGCTAAGCAATGTCGATATGTCGTCTGGTTGGCGAGAGCCATCTACACATGTACCCGTTGATCTCCAACATCGTCCTCCCCACATTATTCATCACATTCGTGACGCAACTACAAAAGCCTCAGATATAACCTCTCAGATGATAGTTCCAAAAGAAGACGGATGTTTTGATGTTAGATCTCCATCAAACAAGGTGTACAGAGTATACCTTGGGAAAGAGCTTGGTCAGGAAATGCCAAAATGTCAGTGCAAGGCATTTAAGAGGAGCCATTTGCCATGTAAACATCTATGTGCTGTCATTTCACACTGCACAGGCTTAAGCTGGAACTCTCTTCCATCCTTTTATATCAACAATCCGCTTTTTGTCATCGACGGAGACTGTGTGAATGTCAGCATTCCTCCTACCTCCATCTGTTCTAATGACATTTGTCCAAGCACAAGTGCAAAGCTTTCACAGAGCAGTCCTGAGGTAGTTTCCGAAGATGGCAATTCAGTGAAAGTTGGGAAATTGGCAAAACAGGTCCGTGATGTACTTCATTACATCACCAGCCTTTCTTATATTTGCCAATCAGAAAGTACTCTGAACGAAGTCCGTCAGCAACTCCAATCAACTGCAGATCTGTTGAAAGGAAGTTGCCCAAAGAGTGGAACACTTCTATTAGAACAGCCAGCACAGAAGAACAAACTCTCTTTGAAAAGAAAATCATCTGTGAGGTCACATCTGAAGGCGTTACCAACACGTAAGAAATGTCATCTGACTAAGAAAG AACAAAAAAGCAACAAAGACTTAAAGGATTCTGTAAAGCCTGACGAAGGAATGTCTACAG gaaaaaaaagcGAACATGAAATCAATAGTAATGATTCAAGAAGCCGCTCTACTAGAC GCGAGCCTGTTGTAACAAGAAAAACCAAAGCATTGAAGATTAGCAAAAGTTTTGACA TAGTATTCTCTGTGTCAAAAGAGGATGTAATTTGCCGCATCAAAG ATATGGTAAAAAGCAGCACAGAGGAAGACTGGGAAGGTATGGTGGAAGAAGCCAAATTAACTCCGAGCAGTGACAGAGACATGACTCATAGGGTAGCATGTGCAGTCTTAGACGAGTGTTGTCCAACTGAGGAACAGGAGGAGGTGTTGGTGGAACTATCAAAACTGGCCCCTCAAAGCCTGAATGTGGACTCCACTTTAAGACTTTCTTTTGTACTGCTGCACAGATTAg taaaatatgGGAAGTTTCCTCTTAAAAGAGATTTGACCAAAGAGGATGCTGAAAGTGTAAAACTCATGAAGGATTTAATAGATTCAATAAGAGCAATGC CTTCATCATCTGCTGAAGCCAGCACAGATCAAATTCCGGGGCCCAAACTCCCTTCAACTGATT TTTCAGAGAGTTCAAATTCTTTGCCAAGAAAATCTATACTGCGTCTTAACAAACGAAGTATGGCAACAC GATCCCGCAAAGGAGCTTATGAAGCAAAGAAAGTGAGATTTGAGAATACTTCTCAATCACCGAGTAAAG TGGAAGCCATATTGGAGGAATTGCTGGCGGCAAAGAAGAACAACATCAAAGGGAGTACAAGACTGTTCACTGGCGGAGAGGTCCTGGAATACAGGGATATCAAAACTCTAACAGGCCGCCAATGGCTAAATGATAAG GTGATCAATGCATATCTCACTGTTTTGCAACGTGAGCAAAACAATCAGGAGATGAACCACATCTTCTGCATCCCATCATACTTGGCAGTTCTCTGGGACAGTAACAGATATGATCATTGGCTGTTTTCAAAG GTGAAATTTTCCTTCCTGAAATGGATTTTCATGCCTATCAATGTTCGTGGAATGCATTGGGTGTTGTTGGCGGCAGATGTCCAGCGAGGGGAAGTCACCGTGCTTGATTCCATGGGGGGCAACAACAAGAACCTTGCTCAGAAATGGAT GCAATACATGCAAATCAGAAGTGCTAAAACCGGGGAGCTTGGCAATAAGATATGGACAGAAGGAAAGTTGGTGTCTTGTCGACAGGAGGATGGGAATGCATGTGGCGCTTTTGTGCTTCTG AATGCAACATGTTTAGCTCGTGGCATTGACCTGTCAAGGGCTTCACACCAATATGCTGTTGCAATGAGAAATTTCGCCATGAATAAATTAATTTCAACATCAACAGAGCATCCATCTCACAGGAAGCACTGCGACATGCTTGGATGTCAAACACCTGCCTCTGCAGAGTGGGTGCAGTGTGCTGTTTGTGGCCGTTGGTCACATTTACCGTGTGTCAACATTGCATCCTCTCCAAATGAGGATTTTATATGTCCTGTGTGTAAGGCACAATACTACTAA